The proteins below come from a single Myxococcota bacterium genomic window:
- the uvrC gene encoding excinuclease ABC subunit UvrC yields the protein MGTSLAERVEGLPTGPGVYLFKNGRGTVLYVGKAQNLRARVKQYVGGGDGRIRIPALMERAADVDVLVTPTVKDALLLENELIKRHRPRFNVRLRDDKQYLALRLDPREAWPRLREVRKFARDGAEYFGPYTSSVAMRTALSNLRRLFPLRSCSEGTFKDYARRGRPCIEYEMKRCLGPCCGLVDESAYAELVRGTALFLRGRSDELVERLRARMQRAAESEDFEEAARLRDRIADVERTVERQQIVVEKPVERDVFAVARRGGEVAVQVMHVREGRVVGAEDFAFSDVAIDDGELLSSFLGQYYGSGGEEDARAVPRELLCSAEIDDADALGEWLSEKSARRVRVRQPRRGAARELAALAARNAELALERRLAERESVDATLAELRDACALRALPRRIECYDVSTLQGTLAVASRVAFVDGVPDKAGYRRYRIREALAGDDYACLREVLGRRLARAGSEPLPDLLMVDGGRGQLGVAGAALADAGLDVDALGIAKERDDASPSTRVKRSGGLKAERVFLPNRANPVMLAPSSKALLLLQRVRDESHRFAIEYQRELRSKANFTSILEELPGIGPRKRRALLEGLGSLRAVRAASVDELAALPGISRRDAGLVHRFFRAGGEGAAAERDAGASETGGGAVGAGDGAGDSDGAPSGRT from the coding sequence GTGGGGACGTCGCTCGCAGAGAGGGTGGAGGGCCTGCCGACCGGGCCCGGCGTGTACCTGTTCAAGAACGGGCGCGGGACGGTGCTCTACGTCGGCAAGGCGCAGAACCTGCGCGCGCGCGTCAAGCAGTACGTCGGCGGCGGTGACGGTCGGATCCGGATCCCCGCGCTGATGGAGCGCGCCGCGGACGTCGACGTGCTGGTCACGCCGACGGTGAAGGACGCGCTGCTGCTCGAGAACGAGCTGATCAAGCGCCACCGCCCGCGCTTCAACGTCCGGCTGCGCGACGACAAGCAGTACCTCGCGCTGCGTCTCGACCCGCGCGAGGCGTGGCCCCGCCTGCGCGAGGTGCGGAAGTTCGCGCGCGACGGTGCCGAGTACTTCGGGCCGTACACGTCGAGCGTCGCGATGCGCACCGCGCTGTCGAATCTGCGGCGGCTCTTCCCGCTGCGCTCGTGCAGCGAGGGCACGTTCAAGGACTACGCCCGCCGCGGCCGCCCCTGCATCGAGTACGAGATGAAGCGCTGCCTCGGGCCGTGCTGCGGGCTCGTCGACGAGAGCGCCTATGCCGAGCTCGTGCGCGGCACGGCGCTGTTCCTGCGCGGCCGCTCGGACGAGCTCGTCGAGCGACTGCGGGCGCGCATGCAGCGCGCCGCGGAGAGCGAGGACTTCGAGGAGGCGGCCCGTCTGCGCGATCGCATCGCGGACGTCGAGCGCACGGTCGAGCGCCAGCAGATCGTCGTGGAGAAGCCGGTCGAGCGCGACGTGTTCGCGGTCGCGCGGCGGGGAGGCGAGGTCGCCGTGCAGGTGATGCACGTGCGCGAGGGGCGCGTCGTCGGCGCCGAGGACTTCGCGTTCAGCGACGTCGCGATCGACGACGGCGAGCTGCTCTCGAGCTTTCTCGGCCAGTACTACGGGAGCGGCGGCGAGGAGGACGCGCGCGCCGTGCCGCGAGAGCTGCTGTGCAGCGCGGAGATCGACGACGCCGACGCGCTCGGCGAGTGGCTGTCCGAGAAGAGCGCGCGCCGGGTGCGCGTCCGCCAGCCGCGCCGCGGCGCGGCGCGCGAGCTCGCCGCGCTCGCCGCGCGCAACGCCGAGCTCGCGCTCGAGCGCCGGCTCGCGGAGCGCGAGAGCGTCGACGCGACGCTCGCCGAGCTGCGCGACGCGTGTGCGCTGCGCGCGCTGCCGCGCCGCATCGAGTGCTACGACGTGTCGACGCTGCAGGGGACCCTCGCCGTCGCGAGCCGCGTCGCGTTCGTCGACGGCGTGCCCGACAAGGCGGGCTACCGCCGCTACCGGATCCGCGAGGCGCTCGCGGGCGACGACTACGCCTGCCTCCGCGAGGTGCTCGGGCGCCGGCTCGCGCGCGCCGGGAGCGAGCCGCTGCCCGATCTCCTGATGGTCGACGGCGGGCGCGGCCAGCTCGGCGTCGCGGGCGCCGCGCTCGCGGACGCGGGGCTCGACGTCGACGCGCTCGGCATCGCCAAGGAGCGGGACGACGCGAGCCCCTCGACGCGCGTGAAGCGCTCGGGCGGGCTCAAGGCCGAGCGCGTGTTCCTGCCGAACCGAGCGAACCCGGTGATGCTCGCGCCGAGCTCGAAGGCGCTGCTGCTCCTGCAGCGCGTGCGCGACGAGTCGCACCGGTTCGCGATCGAGTACCAGCGCGAGCTCCGCTCGAAGGCGAACTTCACGTCGATCCTCGAGGAGCTCCCGGGCATCGGGCCGCGCAAGCGCCGCGCGCTGCTCGAGGGGCTCGGCTCGCTGCGCGCGGTGCGCGCGGCCTCGGTCGACGAGCTCGCCGCGCTGCCCGGCATCTCGCGGCGCGACGCCGGGCTCGTGCACCGGTTCTTCCGAGCGGGCGGGGAAGGGGCGGCCGCGGAGCGCGACGCGGGCGCGAGCGAGACGGGCGGCGGCGCCGTCGGGGCCGGCGACGGGGCCGGCGACTCCGACGGCGCGCCGTCGGGCCGCACCTAG
- a CDS encoding TIGR02281 family clan AA aspartic protease has translation MPTGSALRHAAHPTRRRRRRRALALAAALAVALAAGDAGAIYKWVDESGRMHFAQELHQVPPAHRAQAEANAAKGSAGASRIQTYSPPPPASRAPRAAGSAPASASSLVVHRIRVERAGTMMRVNVRINGSVTAPFYIDTGASDVAIPRKVVEQAGVDLAGARTGVYSTANGMIEVPLVTLDSVELGGARAEQVPAAVSDAMEIGLLGLSFFNRFQYSIDPASGIVTLTENGLEQQGHIRGGRSAAQWRAEFAQLADRRVAIEAEIERTPSSHTREHERLQQLLGEVERQYALLEGEADDAKVPFAWRD, from the coding sequence ATGCCGACCGGTTCCGCGCTCCGCCACGCCGCGCACCCGACTCGCCGCCGCCGCCGCCGGCGCGCGCTCGCGCTCGCCGCGGCCCTCGCGGTCGCGCTCGCGGCCGGCGATGCGGGCGCGATCTACAAGTGGGTCGACGAGAGCGGTCGCATGCACTTCGCGCAGGAGCTCCACCAGGTTCCGCCCGCCCATCGCGCGCAGGCCGAGGCGAACGCCGCGAAGGGGAGCGCGGGCGCGAGTCGCATCCAGACGTATTCGCCGCCGCCGCCGGCGAGCCGAGCGCCGCGCGCGGCGGGTAGCGCGCCGGCGAGCGCCTCGTCGCTCGTCGTCCACCGCATCCGCGTCGAGCGCGCGGGCACGATGATGCGCGTGAACGTGCGCATCAACGGCTCCGTCACGGCGCCGTTCTACATCGATACCGGCGCGTCCGACGTCGCCATCCCGCGCAAGGTGGTCGAGCAGGCCGGCGTCGACCTCGCGGGCGCGCGCACCGGCGTGTACAGCACCGCGAACGGCATGATCGAGGTGCCGCTCGTCACGCTCGACTCCGTCGAGCTCGGCGGCGCGCGGGCCGAGCAGGTGCCGGCCGCCGTGAGCGACGCCATGGAGATCGGCCTGCTCGGCCTGTCGTTCTTCAACCGCTTCCAGTACAGCATCGATCCCGCGAGCGGCATCGTGACGCTCACGGAGAACGGCCTCGAGCAGCAGGGGCACATCCGCGGCGGCCGCTCGGCCGCCCAGTGGCGCGCCGAGTTCGCGCAGCTCGCCGACCGCCGCGTCGCGATCGAGGCCGAGATCGAGCGGACGCCGTCGAGCCACACGCGCGAGCACGAGCGCCTCCAGCAGCTGCTCGGCGAGGTCGAGCGGCAGTACGCCCTCCTCGAGGGCGAGGCCGACGACGCGAAGGTGCCCTTCGCCTGGCGCGACTGA
- a CDS encoding MBL fold metallo-hydrolase, translating into MLRAAPAADGVAPGPLAAFLDVGSGDAVVLRASRAAVLVDGGLARDALPSGTAPAIDLGAAVVVPALAALGVARLDVVVATHGDADHAGGLASVVRAARR; encoded by the coding sequence GTGCTGCGCGCCGCACCGGCGGCGGACGGGGTCGCTCCCGGCCCGCTCGCGGCGTTCCTCGATGTCGGCTCGGGCGATGCCGTCGTGCTCCGCGCGTCGCGCGCAGCCGTGCTCGTCGACGGCGGGCTCGCGCGCGACGCGCTGCCGTCGGGCACCGCCCCCGCGATCGACCTCGGCGCTGCGGTCGTCGTGCCCGCGCTCGCGGCGCTCGGCGTCGCGCGCCTCGACGTCGTCGTCGCGACGCACGGCGACGCCGACCACGCGGGCGGTCTCGCCAGCGTCGTGCGTGCTGCCCGTCGGTGA
- a CDS encoding FdhF/YdeP family oxidoreductase — protein sequence MSDERQRASAPRAAGGPRALVESARHALRALGPTDALRVLGELNQEAGFDCPGCAWPDPPDRSFAEFCENGVKHVAHEGTGRRVDARFLAAHPVRELLERDHRWLEEQGRLVEPVVRRRGAERYEPISWDEALARVAAALRALPDPDRAVFYTSGRTSNEAAFLYQLLVRRLGTNNLPDCSNMCHESSGTGLGDAIGVGKGTVGLEDFALADLVLVVGQNPGSNHPRMLATLQEARRRGCGVVSVNPLGELGLERFGHPKELRGLLGLAGPVADQHVAVRVGGDVALFQGIAREVLAIERERGAQRAVVDWAFVQGRTSGFDAWRASIEAADPAEIECQSGVGRAELRALAERYVAAERVIACWAMGLTQHRHGVANIQSIVNLLLLRGNIGRPGAGVCPVRGHSNVQGDRTMGIWERPRPEFLDRLGAAFGFEPPREHGLDTVAAIEAMLDGRVDVFAAMGGNFAVAAPDSERTERALARCGLAVHIATTLNRTQLVAGEESILLPCLARSERDEQPGGPQFVTVENSMSVVHRSQGRRAPAGAALRSEPRIVADLGAAVFGDIPPGDAQRSGGIDWRALADDYDRIRDAIERVVPGFEDFNRRVREGGFVLPSGARRQEFDTPDGRAQFRVHALPRLDVAPGELLMMTVRSHDQFNTTIYSDDDRYRGIYGSRRVVMLHDDDLAERGLAEGDVVDLVSRFAGVERRARGFRVVRYAVPRGCAATYFPEANGLVALESFAEGSRTPAYKSVPIVLERSALGVA from the coding sequence GTGAGCGACGAGCGGCAGCGGGCGAGCGCGCCGCGCGCGGCCGGCGGGCCGCGCGCGCTCGTCGAGTCGGCGCGACACGCGCTCCGCGCGCTCGGCCCGACCGACGCGCTGCGCGTGCTCGGCGAGCTCAACCAGGAAGCCGGCTTCGACTGCCCGGGCTGTGCGTGGCCCGACCCGCCGGATCGCTCCTTCGCCGAGTTCTGCGAGAACGGCGTCAAGCACGTCGCACACGAGGGGACGGGCCGCCGGGTCGACGCGCGCTTCCTCGCCGCGCACCCGGTGCGCGAGCTGCTCGAGCGCGACCACCGCTGGCTCGAGGAGCAGGGGCGGCTCGTCGAGCCGGTCGTCCGCCGGCGCGGCGCGGAGCGATACGAGCCCATCTCGTGGGACGAAGCGCTCGCGCGCGTCGCGGCGGCGCTCCGCGCGCTGCCCGACCCCGACCGCGCCGTGTTCTACACCTCGGGCCGAACGAGCAACGAGGCCGCGTTCCTCTATCAGCTTCTCGTTCGAAGACTTGGGACGAACAACCTCCCAGATTGCTCGAACATGTGTCACGAGAGCAGCGGCACCGGTCTCGGCGACGCGATCGGCGTCGGGAAGGGGACGGTCGGGCTCGAGGACTTCGCGCTCGCCGACCTCGTGCTGGTCGTCGGCCAGAACCCGGGCAGCAACCACCCGCGCATGCTCGCCACGCTCCAGGAGGCGCGCCGGCGCGGCTGCGGCGTGGTCTCGGTCAACCCGCTCGGCGAGCTCGGTCTCGAGCGGTTCGGCCACCCGAAGGAGCTGCGCGGACTGCTCGGCCTCGCCGGTCCCGTGGCCGACCAGCACGTCGCGGTGCGCGTCGGCGGCGACGTGGCGCTCTTCCAGGGAATCGCGCGCGAAGTGCTCGCGATCGAGCGCGAGCGGGGCGCGCAGCGCGCCGTCGTCGACTGGGCCTTCGTGCAGGGGCGGACGAGCGGGTTCGACGCCTGGCGGGCCTCCATCGAGGCGGCGGACCCGGCCGAGATCGAGTGCCAGAGCGGTGTCGGGCGCGCCGAGCTGCGGGCGCTCGCCGAGCGCTACGTCGCCGCGGAGCGCGTGATCGCGTGCTGGGCAATGGGCCTTACGCAGCACAGACATGGCGTCGCAAACATCCAGTCGATCGTGAACTTGCTGCTGCTGCGCGGGAACATCGGGCGGCCCGGCGCCGGCGTGTGCCCGGTGCGCGGGCACAGCAACGTCCAGGGCGACCGCACGATGGGCATCTGGGAGCGCCCGAGGCCCGAGTTCCTCGACCGTCTCGGGGCCGCCTTCGGCTTCGAGCCCCCTCGCGAGCACGGGCTCGACACGGTGGCGGCGATCGAGGCGATGCTCGACGGGCGGGTGGACGTGTTCGCGGCGATGGGCGGGAACTTCGCGGTCGCGGCGCCCGACAGCGAGCGCACCGAGCGGGCGCTCGCGCGCTGCGGCCTCGCCGTGCACATCGCGACGACGCTCAACCGCACGCAGCTCGTCGCGGGCGAGGAGTCGATCCTGCTGCCCTGCCTCGCGCGCAGCGAGCGGGACGAGCAGCCGGGAGGCCCGCAGTTCGTCACCGTCGAGAACTCGATGAGCGTCGTCCACCGCTCCCAGGGGCGCCGCGCGCCCGCGGGAGCCGCGCTGAGAAGCGAGCCCCGCATCGTCGCCGACCTCGGCGCGGCCGTCTTCGGCGACATCCCGCCGGGCGACGCGCAGCGCTCGGGCGGGATCGACTGGCGCGCGCTCGCCGACGACTACGACCGCATCCGCGACGCGATCGAGCGCGTCGTCCCGGGATTCGAGGACTTCAACCGGCGCGTGCGCGAGGGTGGGTTCGTGCTGCCGAGCGGAGCGCGCCGGCAGGAGTTCGACACGCCCGACGGCCGTGCGCAGTTCCGCGTGCACGCGCTCCCGCGGCTCGACGTCGCGCCCGGGGAGCTGCTGATGATGACCGTGCGCAGCCACGACCAGTTCAACACGACGATCTACAGCGACGACGATCGCTACCGCGGCATCTACGGCTCGCGCCGCGTCGTGATGCTCCACGACGACGACCTCGCCGAGCGCGGCCTCGCCGAGGGAGACGTCGTCGATCTCGTGAGCCGGTTCGCCGGGGTCGAGCGCCGCGCGCGCGGCTTCCGCGTCGTCCGCTACGCCGTGCCGCGCGGCTGCGCGGCGACGTACTTCCCGGAGGCCAACGGGCTCGTTGCGCTCGAGAGCTTCGCCGAGGGGAGTCGCACGCCCGCCTACAAGTCCGTGCCGATCGTCCTCGAGCGGTCCGCGCTCGGGGTCGCGTGA
- a CDS encoding PAS domain S-box protein, which translates to MRLASHRTVALLRRALSGSAAAELGGAPGWPALARIARAVCAGPQGAPATPAHRRERARALAARALALPEVAAAAAGKDLPALWHHVASAVLPSWMPAVALRAEVGEPGHARLWVELRGAEELRSDAVDDLFEVLAAFAERVPALATGEPAIAAVARWPDCARARIDVAPAHAAPAAVGARAELAAVLGALEDGIVELTADGRVLFVNDRAAEAMGYPASHFVGRALEEVVAQGDRDRVLDEVSALRAPGTSATIEFRAIDADGVPHDLEARATAFESASGARRIGALIRSVTSRVEREAVARREAEALREAAGTGYDIAFETDGDGDTVSVLAVGADFAAIPRDARFAQHLFQRALDSHAPLAADAWLAAREGRGPAELDIQLRTDDGGLRWYAAVLRPFSERGRVARVAVRLKDITRRKEYEDALRAVAETAFDGGPFLESLVGHVARAMDVECALVAVARDDGAAEAVALWADGALGDELSFPVAGSPFETLLAGSACCYSVGVARRFAQLPAFPGGPFASFVGAPLRDDDGGVIGCLAALGRRPIANADLARSTLAIFAQRAAAELRRAAAARALRESEARLRAILEQSPDLIVDADAEHGITYVSPAVQRTLGISPRPGELVARLDPADRARALARLREAYDRPEPVNALLRIRDRDDHWHWIDVTARGYRSQSGRRRAVLLGRDVTDRRLAERERRQLTALMEHGSDLMALASLEGEILYVNTAGRELLGVAEGEAPARLDGFFAGADGTPEPALRARIEPVLARSGRWAGHLTLLPRTGAAPIPVLASFVLLSDELPGHGAAIALVCRDEREVLETRHAFREAARRLDLIERGAHYVIAELDRDGRIVYASPNSARVIGLERDALLGRDAFELLPDDARATARVVFERVLAEGAAELGRTSCIDGEGRRRPVEAAIAPATDIDGRPRAVLVVRDLSAEEHTAQQLRESEEHLRQAQKMEAVGQLAGGIAHDFNNLLTAITGHADLLLGDLGDDHPSAQDAREVLHAANRAAGLTRQLLAFSRRQVLESRPVDLNALVSQLDRMLRRVVGEHYAFVTQLDGSLWPVVADPGQLEQVLLNLVVNARDAMPGGGAITIRTENLTIANALETCAGDAPPGDYATLCVVDQGTGIEPETAARIFEPFFTTKRPGEGTGLGLSTVLGIVEQSGGHLVLDSAPGLGACFTILLPRATAEVAEPEAAVPTVAERGEGTVLVIEDEAAVRALLVRHLSEHGYDVIEATDGDGALELCRRAARVDLVLSDVVLPSYDGPTIAERVREAFPGAAIAYISGFPDAALERRGLAAADVDLLAKPFSRADLLAFVDRVLAAHRARAAAPKEPLKPA; encoded by the coding sequence ATGCGCCTCGCTTCGCACCGCACGGTCGCGCTCCTGCGTCGCGCGCTCTCGGGGTCGGCGGCCGCCGAGCTCGGCGGCGCGCCGGGCTGGCCGGCGCTCGCGCGCATCGCGCGCGCCGTCTGCGCGGGCCCGCAGGGCGCGCCGGCTACGCCCGCGCACCGCCGCGAGCGAGCGCGCGCGCTCGCGGCGCGCGCGCTCGCGCTCCCCGAGGTCGCAGCCGCGGCCGCCGGCAAGGACCTGCCCGCACTCTGGCATCACGTGGCGAGCGCCGTCCTCCCGAGCTGGATGCCGGCCGTCGCGCTGCGCGCGGAGGTCGGAGAGCCCGGCCACGCGCGCCTGTGGGTCGAGCTGCGCGGCGCCGAGGAGCTGCGATCCGACGCGGTCGACGACCTGTTCGAGGTGCTCGCCGCCTTCGCCGAGCGCGTCCCCGCGCTGGCGACCGGCGAGCCTGCGATCGCCGCCGTCGCACGCTGGCCCGATTGCGCGCGCGCGCGCATCGACGTCGCCCCGGCCCACGCGGCGCCGGCAGCCGTCGGGGCCCGCGCGGAGCTCGCCGCCGTGCTCGGCGCGCTCGAGGACGGGATCGTCGAGCTCACCGCGGACGGCCGCGTCCTCTTCGTGAACGACCGCGCCGCCGAGGCGATGGGCTACCCGGCGAGCCACTTCGTCGGCCGCGCGCTCGAGGAGGTCGTCGCACAGGGCGACCGCGACCGCGTGCTCGACGAGGTCAGCGCGCTCCGCGCGCCGGGCACGTCCGCGACGATCGAGTTCCGCGCGATCGACGCCGACGGCGTGCCGCACGACCTCGAGGCCCGCGCGACGGCCTTCGAGAGCGCGAGCGGCGCGCGCCGCATCGGCGCACTGATCCGCTCGGTGACGAGCCGCGTCGAGCGCGAAGCCGTCGCGCGGCGCGAGGCCGAGGCGCTGCGCGAGGCCGCCGGCACCGGCTACGACATCGCGTTCGAGACGGACGGCGACGGCGACACGGTCTCGGTGCTCGCGGTGGGCGCGGACTTCGCCGCGATCCCGCGCGATGCGCGCTTCGCGCAACACCTCTTCCAGCGCGCGCTCGACTCGCACGCGCCGCTCGCCGCCGACGCCTGGCTCGCCGCGCGCGAGGGGCGCGGCCCGGCCGAGCTCGACATCCAGCTGCGCACGGACGACGGCGGCCTGCGCTGGTACGCGGCCGTGCTGCGCCCGTTCTCGGAGCGCGGCCGCGTCGCGCGCGTCGCGGTCCGCCTCAAGGACATCACCCGGCGCAAGGAGTACGAGGACGCGCTGCGCGCGGTCGCCGAGACCGCGTTCGACGGCGGCCCGTTCCTCGAGTCGCTCGTCGGCCACGTCGCGCGCGCGATGGACGTCGAGTGCGCGCTCGTCGCGGTGGCGCGCGACGATGGCGCGGCGGAGGCCGTCGCGCTGTGGGCCGACGGCGCGCTCGGCGACGAGCTCTCCTTCCCCGTCGCGGGCTCGCCCTTCGAGACGCTGCTGGCGGGCAGCGCGTGCTGCTACTCGGTCGGCGTCGCGCGGCGCTTCGCGCAGCTCCCGGCGTTCCCGGGCGGCCCGTTCGCGTCGTTCGTCGGCGCACCGCTGCGCGACGACGACGGCGGAGTGATCGGCTGTCTGGCCGCGCTCGGGAGGCGCCCGATCGCGAATGCCGACCTCGCGCGCTCGACGCTCGCGATCTTCGCGCAGCGCGCCGCCGCCGAGCTGCGACGGGCCGCGGCGGCGCGCGCGCTCCGCGAGAGCGAGGCGCGCCTGCGGGCGATCCTCGAGCAGTCGCCGGACCTGATCGTCGACGCCGACGCCGAGCACGGCATCACCTACGTCTCGCCGGCCGTGCAGCGCACGCTCGGCATCTCGCCGCGCCCGGGCGAGCTCGTCGCACGGCTCGACCCCGCCGACCGCGCGCGCGCGCTCGCGCGGCTGCGCGAGGCCTACGACCGGCCCGAGCCCGTGAACGCGCTGCTGCGCATCCGCGATCGCGACGACCACTGGCACTGGATCGACGTCACTGCGCGCGGCTACCGGTCGCAGTCGGGCCGGCGCCGCGCCGTCCTGCTCGGCCGCGACGTCACCGATCGGCGCCTGGCCGAGCGCGAGCGCCGCCAGCTCACGGCGCTCATGGAGCACGGCTCCGACCTGATGGCGCTCGCGTCGCTCGAGGGCGAGATCCTGTACGTGAACACCGCCGGGCGCGAGCTCCTCGGCGTCGCGGAGGGCGAGGCGCCCGCGCGGCTCGACGGCTTCTTCGCCGGTGCCGACGGCACGCCCGAGCCGGCGCTCCGCGCGCGCATCGAGCCGGTGCTGGCGCGCAGCGGGCGCTGGGCCGGCCACCTGACGCTGCTGCCGCGCACGGGCGCCGCGCCCATCCCCGTGCTCGCGTCGTTCGTGCTGCTCTCGGACGAGCTTCCCGGACACGGCGCCGCGATCGCACTCGTGTGCCGCGACGAGCGGGAGGTGCTCGAGACGCGGCACGCGTTCCGCGAGGCCGCGCGGCGTCTCGACCTGATCGAGCGCGGCGCGCACTACGTGATCGCCGAGCTCGACCGCGACGGGCGCATCGTCTACGCGAGCCCGAACAGCGCGCGCGTGATCGGCCTCGAGCGCGACGCCCTGCTCGGACGCGACGCATTCGAGCTGCTCCCGGACGACGCGCGCGCGACCGCACGCGTCGTCTTCGAGCGCGTGCTCGCGGAGGGGGCGGCCGAGCTCGGGCGCACCTCCTGCATCGACGGCGAGGGGCGCCGGCGCCCGGTCGAGGCGGCGATCGCGCCGGCCACGGACATCGACGGCCGCCCGCGCGCGGTGCTCGTCGTGCGCGACCTGTCGGCCGAGGAGCACACCGCGCAGCAGCTCCGCGAGAGCGAGGAGCACCTGCGGCAGGCCCAGAAGATGGAGGCCGTCGGCCAGCTCGCAGGCGGCATCGCGCACGACTTCAACAACCTGCTGACCGCGATCACGGGCCACGCCGACCTGCTGCTCGGCGACCTCGGCGACGACCACCCCTCCGCGCAGGACGCGCGCGAGGTCCTGCACGCCGCGAACCGCGCCGCCGGGCTCACCCGCCAGCTGCTCGCCTTCAGCCGGCGGCAGGTGCTCGAGTCGCGTCCCGTCGACCTGAACGCCCTGGTGTCGCAGCTCGACCGGATGCTCCGGCGCGTCGTCGGCGAGCACTACGCCTTCGTGACCCAGCTCGATGGCAGCCTGTGGCCCGTGGTCGCCGACCCCGGGCAGCTCGAGCAGGTGCTCCTCAACCTCGTCGTCAACGCGCGCGACGCGATGCCGGGCGGCGGCGCGATCACGATCCGCACCGAGAACCTGACGATCGCGAACGCGCTCGAGACGTGCGCGGGCGACGCGCCGCCGGGCGACTACGCGACCCTCTGCGTGGTCGACCAGGGCACGGGCATCGAGCCCGAGACGGCCGCGCGCATCTTCGAGCCGTTCTTCACGACGAAGCGCCCCGGCGAGGGCACGGGCCTCGGGCTCAGCACCGTGCTCGGGATCGTCGAGCAGAGCGGCGGCCACCTCGTGCTCGACTCGGCGCCGGGGCTCGGCGCGTGCTTCACGATCCTGCTGCCGCGGGCGACGGCCGAGGTCGCCGAGCCCGAGGCCGCCGTGCCGACCGTCGCCGAACGCGGCGAGGGAACGGTGCTCGTGATCGAGGACGAGGCCGCCGTGCGCGCGCTCCTGGTGCGCCACCTGAGCGAGCACGGCTACGACGTCATCGAGGCGACGGACGGCGACGGCGCGCTCGAGCTCTGCCGGCGCGCCGCGCGCGTCGACCTCGTGCTCTCGGACGTCGTCCTCCCGAGCTACGACGGCCCGACGATCGCCGAGCGGGTGCGCGAGGCGTTCCCGGGCGCCGCGATCGCCTACATCTCGGGCTTCCCGGACGCCGCGCTCGAGCGGCGCGGGCTCGCCGCGGCCGACGTCGACCTGCTGGCGAAGCCGTTCTCGCGAGCCGACCTGCTCGCCTTCGTCGACCGGGTGCTCGCCGCACACCGCGCGCGCGCGGCCGCGCCGAAGGAACCGCTCAAGCCCGCCTAG
- a CDS encoding sulfite exporter TauE/SafE family protein — translation MSPVEIAALAAGGAFAGVVNTLAGGGSMLTVPLLVMLGLPGTLANGTNRIGILAQNVAAVSSFRRAGVDGLARSLPVLVPVGAGSLIGAIAVSRLADDVFERAFGLVMLLVLAPTLRPPRARAPGESAPPWPRWASALVFFAIGLYGGAFQAGVGIALLLAVARTGVDLVTANAIKVLVVGALTLVAVPVFIASGQVAWPQAAVLTAGFAAGGWLGARVAVRGGDRLIRPVLVVCVLALAGRMLGAY, via the coding sequence ATGAGCCCCGTCGAGATCGCCGCCCTCGCGGCCGGCGGCGCCTTCGCGGGCGTCGTCAACACGCTCGCCGGCGGCGGCTCGATGCTCACCGTGCCGCTGCTCGTGATGCTCGGGCTTCCGGGAACGCTCGCGAACGGTACCAACCGGATCGGCATCCTCGCGCAGAACGTCGCCGCGGTCTCCTCGTTCCGACGCGCGGGCGTCGACGGGCTCGCCCGCTCGCTGCCCGTGCTCGTGCCCGTCGGCGCGGGCTCGCTGATCGGGGCGATCGCCGTGTCGCGCCTCGCGGACGACGTCTTCGAGCGCGCCTTCGGCCTCGTGATGCTGCTCGTGCTCGCGCCCACGCTGCGCCCGCCGCGCGCGCGCGCGCCGGGCGAGTCGGCGCCGCCGTGGCCGCGCTGGGCGAGCGCGCTCGTGTTCTTCGCCATCGGCCTCTACGGCGGCGCCTTCCAGGCGGGGGTCGGGATCGCGCTCCTCCTCGCCGTCGCGCGCACGGGCGTCGACCTCGTGACCGCGAACGCGATCAAGGTGCTCGTCGTGGGCGCGCTCACGCTCGTCGCCGTGCCGGTCTTCATCGCGAGCGGACAGGTCGCGTGGCCGCAGGCCGCCGTCCTCACCGCGGGCTTCGCGGCGGGCGGGTGGCTCGGCGCGCGCGTGGCCGTGCGCGGCGGCGACCGCCTGATCCGCCCGGTGCTGGTCGTCTGCGTGCTCGCTCTCGCCGGACGGATGCTCGGCGCCTACTGA